One genomic region from Granulimonas faecalis encodes:
- the gap gene encoding type I glyceraldehyde-3-phosphate dehydrogenase, whose product MAVKVAINGFGRIGRLAFRQMFGHEGSEIVAINDLTSPDMLAYLLKYDSTQGNYARDHKVEAGEDSITVDGKTIKIYKEADAHNLPWGDLDVDVVLECTGFYTSKAKAQAHIDAGAKKVVISAPAGNDLPTIVYNVNHDILTADDDIISAASCTTNCLAPMAKALNDYAPIKSGIMATIHAYTGDQMILDGPQRKGDKRRSRAGAVNIVPNSTGAAKAIGLVIPELNGKLIGAAQRVPVPTGSTTLLFAVVESDKEVTVDSINAAMKAASDPETFGYNEDQIVSTDIVGMTYGSLFDATQTMVQDLGDGQYLVQVVSWYDNENSYTSQMVRTIKYFEKFVA is encoded by the coding sequence ATGGCAGTCAAGGTTGCGATTAACGGTTTCGGTCGCATCGGCCGTCTGGCCTTCCGTCAGATGTTCGGCCACGAGGGCTCCGAGATCGTCGCGATCAACGATCTCACCAGCCCCGACATGCTGGCCTACCTGCTCAAGTACGACTCGACCCAGGGCAACTACGCCCGCGACCACAAGGTCGAGGCCGGCGAGGACTCCATTACCGTCGACGGCAAGACCATCAAGATCTACAAGGAGGCCGACGCCCACAACCTGCCGTGGGGCGATCTCGACGTCGACGTCGTCCTCGAGTGCACCGGCTTCTACACCTCCAAGGCCAAGGCCCAGGCCCACATCGACGCCGGCGCCAAGAAGGTCGTCATCTCCGCTCCCGCGGGCAACGACCTCCCCACCATCGTCTACAACGTCAACCATGACATCCTGACCGCGGACGACGACATCATCTCCGCCGCCTCCTGCACCACCAACTGCCTCGCCCCGATGGCCAAGGCCCTGAACGACTACGCCCCCATCAAGAGCGGCATCATGGCCACCATCCACGCCTACACCGGCGACCAGATGATTCTCGACGGCCCCCAGCGCAAGGGCGACAAGCGCCGCAGCCGCGCCGGCGCCGTCAACATCGTCCCCAACTCCACCGGTGCCGCCAAGGCCATCGGCCTGGTGATCCCCGAGCTCAACGGCAAGCTCATCGGTGCCGCCCAGCGCGTGCCCGTGCCCACCGGCTCCACCACCCTCCTGTTTGCCGTGGTCGAGTCCGACAAGGAGGTCACCGTCGACTCCATCAACGCCGCCATGAAGGCCGCGTCTGACCCCGAGACCTTCGGCTACAACGAGGACCAGATCGTCTCCACCGACATCGTGGGCATGACCTACGGCTCGCTCTTCGACGCCACCCAGACCATGGTCCAGGATCTCGGCGACGGTCAGTACCTCGTGCAGGTCGTCTCTTGGTACGACAACGAGAACTCCTACACCTCCCAGATGGTCCGCACCATCAAGTACTTCGAGAAGTTCGTCGCCTAA